The genomic window AAGAGAAATAGCCCAAACGCCACCAGCACGATCGCGGCACCTGAAGGAATGTCCAGGTAGTAGCTTAAATACATACCCAAAATACCTGATAACGCGCCCAAGCCTGCACCCAGTATCATCATCTGGTGCAGTTCTTTGACCAACAGGAACGCCGTCATCCCTGGTGCAACCAACATCGCAATGACCAACAAAACACCCACTGTTTGCAAATTGGCAACAACAGTCAGACTGATCGCAGTCACCACACCGAGGTAATACCATTGCACAGGCATTCCCCCAGCCTGTGCGCCAATGGGATCAAAGGTATAAAACAAAAGTTCTTTATAAAACAGCCAAACCGCAATCAGAACCAGAATGGTGATCCCAAAGGTCAGCAGTAGGTCATTCCGAGTTACGCCCAAAATATTGCCAAACAGAACATGGATCAAATCGATCCGGTTTGCCCCCGGCAAGATAGTCACTAACGTGGTGCCAATGGCAAGAAATGAGGCTAACACCAGTGCCATGATAGAATCTAGCTTGAGCCGCGATTGAGATTCAATGCCAGACAAGACAATAGCACTAAGCACACCCGCTACCAGTGCGCCGATCGAGAGGGGCAGTCCTAAAAAAACCGCGACCGGCAAACCTGCCATCACTGAGTGAGAAATCATGTCTCCCATCATGCCTAGCTGTTGCACAATCATGTAGCTACCGACCACCGCACAGAGAATGCCCAGTAATATCCCCATTGCTAGTGCATTTCGCATGAACTCAAATTGCAGGGGTTCCATCAATCCATTCAACATCAAAACTCCTTTTGTCAATAAAACCGTTGCGCCTGGTTAAGCTGCCATAAAACGCATTGGGCTTTCATAAGCAGCTTGAAGGTTGTCAGTAGTCATGACTTCATGACGAGTCCCGATCGCGATCAGGCGTTTGTTGAGCAGCATCAACCGATCGTAGTAATCTAATGTTTCGCTCAGGTCATGGCTAATCACAAGCAGTGTTTTGGCTTCAGACTTTAACTCAGCAAAAATCTCAAACATGATATCTTC from Timaviella obliquedivisa GSE-PSE-MK23-08B includes these protein-coding regions:
- a CDS encoding metal ABC transporter permease, with amino-acid sequence MLNGLMEPLQFEFMRNALAMGILLGILCAVVGSYMIVQQLGMMGDMISHSVMAGLPVAVFLGLPLSIGALVAGVLSAIVLSGIESQSRLKLDSIMALVLASFLAIGTTLVTILPGANRIDLIHVLFGNILGVTRNDLLLTFGITILVLIAVWLFYKELLFYTFDPIGAQAGGMPVQWYYLGVVTAISLTVVANLQTVGVLLVIAMLVAPGMTAFLLVKELHQMMILGAGLGALSGILGMYLSYYLDIPSGAAIVLVAFGLFLLAFLFSPSQGVLTQSEIKRQLVDRLRGIIKQS